One segment of Gopherus flavomarginatus isolate rGopFla2 chromosome 8, rGopFla2.mat.asm, whole genome shotgun sequence DNA contains the following:
- the MTCP1 gene encoding protein p13 MTCP-1: protein MVEGMAEGGDAGAPPIHLWVRRVGVYCDERRKTWLVAVEEEAGTLRARIQRVRVPLGEALRPSQLPPSQLPHMWQLSEGEQYRDSNSRIWEIQHHLMIGGVEELLLRLMPSD, encoded by the exons ATGGTTGAGGGAATGGCAGAAGGAGGGGACGCCGGTGCTCCACCCATCCATCTGTGGGTGCGACGGGTAGGCGTCTACTGTGATGAACGCCGTAAAACATGGCTCGTGGCTGTGGAAGAG GAGGCAGGTACCCTGAGGGCCCGGATTCAACGAGTTCGGGTCCCCCTGGGCGAGGCACTGCGACCCAGCCAACTTCCCCCATCGCAACTGCCTCACATGTGGCAGCTTTCCGAGGGCGAGCAGTACAGGGATAGTAACTCTCGCATTTGGGAGATACAGCACCACCTAATG ATTGGGGGAGTTGAGGAGCTGCTGCTTAGACTCATGCCCAGTGATTAA